In Nicotiana tabacum cultivar K326 chromosome 17, ASM71507v2, whole genome shotgun sequence, one DNA window encodes the following:
- the LOC107761886 gene encoding uncharacterized protein LOC107761886 isoform X2 yields MDESWRIKMGMPFTTTTTTKTSLPSRLSMEATTRRRREISGDSELDPEDFSDVFGGPPRSVLQRQFSACDDYTRPSNLSYDEMFRSQASMAPARCYRNFPEFKIPVEKGGRRFDHGFYGDIFGCNEEEEMMRRSRTRSGSKSKASSSSALSSEDISPLRPAIGGECYDDISFFATKLRPINVPTGWNSTRMMYEEYQGLQGTPVFSCHPPYYNTKNEHNEDFRSNNLAFNQRNSSPESIGMNPISSSNHKVSTNAFELNSPSSIVSSSLCKEHDDSIACRDQHNMSQLETSEQDEDEIMSSYVIEVNPDYGEGSAEEENAVHEAIAWAKEKFQGHCSENNLSFEEEKQQSGVIEEVSTLHQFLEEQRDGHELTEITTDDEPDKWATGEERLQLQNDLISCNIDLIGSCSSLTKFQLK; encoded by the exons ATGGACGAGTCCTGGAGAATAAAAATGGGAATGCCTTTCaccaccacaacaacaacaaaaaccagcctTCCCAGCCGGCTTTCCATGGAAGCCACCACTCGTCGCCGGCGGGAAATCTCCGGCGACTCTGAATTGGACCCCGAAGATTTCAGTGACGTATTCGGAGGACCTCCTCGCAGTGTACTTCAACGGCAGTTCTCCGCCTGCGATGATTATACCAGGCCCTCAAATTTATCCTACGATGAGATGTTTCGATCGCAGGCGAGTATGGCTCCGGCAAGGTGTTACCGGAACTTTCCGGAATTCAAGATTCCGGTAGAAAAAGGTGGCCGGAGATTTGATCACGGATTTTATGGCGATATATTTGGAtgcaatgaagaagaagaaatgatgagAAGGTCGAGGACGAGGTCAGGTTCTAAGTCCAAGGCGAGCTCTTCGTCGGCGTTGAGCTCAGAAGACATTAGCCCCCTCCGGCCGGCTATCGGCGGCGAATGTTATGACGACATTTCGTTCTTCGCTACAAAACTCAG ACCAATAAATGTACCAACTGGATGGAACTCAACTAGAATGATGTATGAAGAATACCAAGGGTTGCAGGGAACGCCAGTATTTTCATGCCATCCACCTTACTACAACACCAAAAACGAGCACAATGAGGATTTCAGAAGCAATAATCTTGCATTCAACCAAAGAAATTCATCTCCAGAATCAATTGGTATGAATCCCATATCTTCTAGCAACCACAAGGTGTCCACAAATGCTTTCGAGCTCAACTCGCCTTCCTCTATTGTCTCCTCCTCACTTTGTAAAGAGCATGATGACAGCATAGCCTGCAGAGATCAACATAATATGTCTCAACTAGAAACGTCGGAGCAAGATGAAGATGAAATCATGAGCTCTTATGTTATTGAAGTCAACCCCGATTATGGAGAAGGATCAGCGGAGGAAGAAAACGCGGTCCATGAAGCTATTGCTTGGGCTAAGGAGAAGTTCCAAGGACACTGTTCAGAGAATAATTTGAGTTTTGAAGAGGAAAAACAGCAGTCAGGAGTGATAGAAG AAGTGTCTACTTTACATCAGTTTCTGGAGGAACAAAGAGATGGACATGAATTGACCGAAATAACTACG